The following proteins are encoded in a genomic region of Acidobacteriota bacterium:
- a CDS encoding FtsX-like permease family protein has product MELGPIFRSLMHNKVRFWLIALEVAFTLAIVVNCVNMVLDLHGQYVEDTGQDEKNMLMVIVEPFDKQFEDDDFIDTVRAQDIARLRATPGVVEAIATSAIPLSGGGSGTGRRPVDAVDQEDGVGLGYFSVTEGAVAAFGTRLVAGRTFEASDFQFEPNEDGLVLERNVIVTKSLADKLFPDGNALGKVIQNDSGEARETIIGVVDRLQNFWPWSSVGWDTMLRAGEPGDSRSMRYLLRTEAGAIDAVAAGLEERMLEAEPGRLVTVRAVSEFKRRLYNDELALINILLVVTVLMILVTSLGIIGLTSFSVTERTRQIGTRRALGATKGDIVRYFLTENWLITGVGLFVGLILSLGLNYTLVQVAGMPKIDWKLLAGGMLLLWGSGILAALAPALRATSVAPEVATRTV; this is encoded by the coding sequence ATGGAGCTCGGACCGATCTTTCGATCTTTGATGCACAACAAGGTGCGTTTCTGGCTGATCGCCCTCGAGGTGGCCTTCACCCTGGCGATCGTCGTCAACTGCGTCAACATGGTGCTCGACCTGCACGGGCAGTACGTCGAGGACACCGGTCAGGACGAGAAGAACATGCTGATGGTGATCGTCGAGCCCTTCGACAAGCAATTCGAGGACGACGACTTCATCGACACCGTGCGGGCTCAGGACATCGCCCGCCTGCGGGCTACGCCGGGGGTCGTCGAAGCCATCGCCACCAGCGCGATTCCGCTGAGTGGCGGCGGTAGCGGAACAGGCCGCCGGCCGGTGGACGCCGTCGACCAGGAAGACGGCGTCGGCCTCGGCTATTTCTCGGTCACCGAAGGGGCGGTCGCGGCCTTCGGCACTCGCCTGGTCGCCGGTCGCACCTTCGAGGCCAGCGATTTCCAGTTCGAGCCCAACGAGGACGGCCTCGTGCTGGAGCGCAATGTCATCGTCACCAAGTCTCTGGCGGACAAGCTCTTCCCGGACGGGAATGCCCTCGGCAAGGTGATTCAGAACGACTCCGGCGAGGCTCGGGAAACGATCATCGGCGTGGTCGACCGGCTGCAGAACTTCTGGCCCTGGTCGAGCGTCGGCTGGGACACCATGCTGCGCGCCGGCGAGCCCGGCGACAGCCGCAGCATGCGCTATTTGCTGCGCACCGAGGCGGGGGCCATCGACGCGGTGGCCGCCGGCCTCGAGGAGCGCATGCTGGAGGCCGAGCCGGGGCGCCTGGTCACGGTGCGGGCGGTGAGCGAGTTCAAGCGTCGCCTGTACAACGACGAGCTGGCGCTGATCAACATTCTGTTGGTGGTCACCGTGCTGATGATTCTGGTGACTTCCCTGGGCATCATCGGCCTGACCTCCTTCTCGGTGACCGAGCGAACGCGGCAGATCGGGACCCGCCGGGCCCTCGGCGCCACCAAGGGCGACATCGTGCGCTATTTCTTGACCGAGAACTGGTTGATCACTGGCGTCGGCCTCTTCGTCGGGTTGATTCTCAGTCTGGGCCTCAACTACACCTTGGTGCAGGTCGCAGGCATGCCCAAGATCGATTGGAAGCTGTTGGCCGGCGGCATGCTGCTGCTGTGGGGATCGGGTATCTTGGCGGCTCTGGCACCGGCCCTGCGCGCCACCTCGGTGGCGCCGGAAGTTGCCACCCGCACAGTCTGA